From the Hordeum vulgare subsp. vulgare chromosome 1H, MorexV3_pseudomolecules_assembly, whole genome shotgun sequence genome, the window ATATGGGCAGGGAAAGGTTCCCACCCACCATATCAGGCTCACTAAATTACACACGCCAGTGCAAGCAAATCAATGAAATGGAAACCAACCAAGCAAAAACTTCAAAAGCAAGATAATCCACTTATAGAAAGAAGAAAATAGCGTCTGTCCGGTCCATTTAATaaaatgaagaagaaaaaaactCCCTCTCTAGTCAAACCTATTTCGTCCAAAGTCAAACCTATTTTTTAAAAGATCGAACAAGTGTATTGAGAAAACATTTATATCTAGGCTATAATAATACCATGGTGTTTCTATTGACATCGATTCGACACGGCCGCACAGGTCAATAACTTTTTCTGTAAATTCGATCAAACTTAGAAAACACCCCCTCCGTCGCGAATTATTTTTTTATAGAAATGTATGTGTCTAGACTAAAAATGTACGTGTCTAAATGCATCCGTTTCCGCGATAAGTAATTTAAGACGGATAAAGTATTTACCTGGAACAAAACTTATACACGTCTTTTTTACAgtaggaaaaaaattgaaaatatactACCAACATAAAAGTGGAAATAAAATTGCCCATCTACCATGGCTTAAACCCCACATGACAGAGACTAGTCAATCCCCTCTCTCGCCGAGTCCTCTCCTCGCCACTTCCATCTGGTCTACACCAAcaagaggggagaggggaaggaaggaaggaaggaaggagatcTCAATTCCCGCTCCCCGCCCCACCAATggcgccgtcgccgccgctcctcctcctcctcctcttcctgctCCTGATCCGGGCGTCCGCCGCCGCGCCCCCTTCCTACTCCGCCCACTGCGCCGCCCCGCCCGCCGTGCCGGACCTCCCCGCGGGCGCCGGCCACTCCTCCCCCGCCCCGGCCCCCGCGCTCCAGCTCTCCTCCGGCTACTTCTCGGGCGGCGGGGACCGCCTCTTCGGCCCGGACGCCGCCCGCCTCCCGCGCTCCTTCGCGCTGCTCCCCACCTCCGTCCTTCGCACCGCCGACGCCTCCATCCTCCGCGTCTCCGCCACGCTCTCCTTCTCCGGCGGCGGCCGCCGCCGCGTCTGGCCTCCCCAAGGCGGCCGCAACCGCCGCCTCTTCGACTACGACGGCCAGTCGCACCGCTTCCGCCCGCGCCTCCCGCGCTTCGTCGGCCGCCGCGGCTCCCTCGTCTTCGACCTCGACGGCTACTACTCCTCCGCCACCGGGGACCTCTGCATGGTCGGCTCGGGCTCCGGCCGCGCCGCCGACGGGCGCCCTgtcgccctcctccccgccgtgCTCCGCCTCCGCTTCCCCAGCCCCGCCAACCTCACCAGCCCCTTCGTCACCGGCCATCTCCAGAGCACCGGCCCCGGCCCTGGCCTGTCCTTCGACCCCGTCTCGCTCCTCGCCTACGCCGAGGAGGGGTACGCCTACGCCGAGAGCGCCTCTTGCCCTCGCCCGCCCGCCGACGGCCGCGACGTCCGCCAGCTGTTCGGCGGGAGGGACTTCACGTGCCCCGGCCTCATGTCGCTGCTCAAGTCCGGGTTTAGGCTGGACTACGGCAACGGCGGCATGTCGGCCGCCTCCTCGCTGGGGATTCATCAGACGTACATGTTCGTCAACAGGGTGCACTGCTCGGCCGACGGCGCTGTGCGTGCCTATGTGGCCTTCTCCAACACGTCAGATTTGTCCAAGTTTTACTTGATGGTCACCGAGAAGGCGATTGTGGCAGAGGGTTTCTGGGATCAGAATGCTAACCGGCTTTGTCTGAAAGGATGCCATGTCGTAAACTCAGGATCATCCCGTGCAGAATTGGCGGTCGGCGAGTGTGGGATTGGGATGACCTTCTGGTTCCCTGGAGTGTGGTCGATCCAGGAGCGGAGCTTTTCTGCAGGGTCGGTCTGGAACACCAGCCTCAAAGGCGACGAGGGCATTGCCGGATATTCAACTGCAATCAGGGGTAACTTTGCCGGTTTGAAGTACAACTACACTaaggttgatgaggcaatcaAGTATTACAAGCAGTATGGCCTGAACAAGAAGAGGAAGGGCAAGTTCCCAGATAGCAACACGTATCTAGACTTGGTGTTCCGGTTCCACTTGAAGAAAGGAGGTGGTTCTGGATACGCGTCACCGATCACAATCGGGTCAGTGTTCTCTGATGGGTACTCTTTTGTGCTCTCAAACCTTTCCACTCGCCCTGCAGTGCTGGAGAAGGAGAGGCTACTTAAGGTCAGCTATAATATCCGCTATGTTGGGAATTGGTCACTAGAAACATTTCAGCGTCAGCATATTTCGGCGGAAGGTGTCTATGACACCGAGACAGGCTCCTTGTGCCTGATCGCGTGTCGGGGGGCTAATGTCTCCTCCTCAGACTGTAAGATTCTGATAACTGCTCGCTTTGCTAGTTTGGACTCGAAAGCAACACAGCATGTTCAGGGGGAAATTAGAAGCTTGAGGGACAAGGCTGATCCTCTTTTCTTTGAAACACTGGAAATTTCTTCATATGGGATGTACATAGGCCAAGTGGAAGACTCAATATGGAGAATGGACTTGGAAAGCACCATGGCCCTGATCTCAATGACGTTATCGTGTGCTTTCATTGCTGTGCAGCTGTTCCATGTCAAGAAGGTCCCTGAAGCGCTTCCTGCCATGTCGATCACTATGCTTGTCGTGCTCGCTCTGGGTTACATGACTCCTCTCGTGCTCAACTTTGAGGCTCTTTTCAAGCACAGCAACAAACAGCCTGTTCTGTTCTCGGGTGGTGGTTGGCTTGAGGTGAATGAGGTCATGGTGCGGATCATCACAATGGCGACGTTTCTGCTGCAGCTGCGCCTTCTTCAGTTGGCATGGTCTGCGCGGTCTTCTGTGGATGGAAACAAACATGAGGCATGGGCTGCAGAGAGGAAA encodes:
- the LOC123449806 gene encoding uncharacterized protein LOC123449806, with the protein product MAPSPPLLLLLLFLLLIRASAAAPPSYSAHCAAPPAVPDLPAGAGHSSPAPAPALQLSSGYFSGGGDRLFGPDAARLPRSFALLPTSVLRTADASILRVSATLSFSGGGRRRVWPPQGGRNRRLFDYDGQSHRFRPRLPRFVGRRGSLVFDLDGYYSSATGDLCMVGSGSGRAADGRPVALLPAVLRLRFPSPANLTSPFVTGHLQSTGPGPGLSFDPVSLLAYAEEGYAYAESASCPRPPADGRDVRQLFGGRDFTCPGLMSLLKSGFRLDYGNGGMSAASSLGIHQTYMFVNRVHCSADGAVRAYVAFSNTSDLSKFYLMVTEKAIVAEGFWDQNANRLCLKGCHVVNSGSSRAELAVGECGIGMTFWFPGVWSIQERSFSAGSVWNTSLKGDEGIAGYSTAIRGNFAGLKYNYTKVDEAIKYYKQYGLNKKRKGKFPDSNTYLDLVFRFHLKKGGGSGYASPITIGSVFSDGYSFVLSNLSTRPAVLEKERLLKVSYNIRYVGNWSLETFQRQHISAEGVYDTETGSLCLIACRGANVSSSDCKILITARFASLDSKATQHVQGEIRSLRDKADPLFFETLEISSYGMYIGQVEDSIWRMDLESTMALISMTLSCAFIAVQLFHVKKVPEALPAMSITMLVVLALGYMTPLVLNFEALFKHSNKQPVLFSGGGWLEVNEVMVRIITMATFLLQLRLLQLAWSARSSVDGNKHEAWAAERKVLWICLPLYIIGGVVTLVVHMMTNHSSRRMLRQVARLMPPRHTFWEDIVPYGGLMLDGFLLPQVILNAFSASKVRALSPLFYIGGTMLRALPHAYDAYRTHHFVRSMRPSYMYASSRDDLFSLAWDIVIPCGAILLATLLFFQQWLGGAFFLCSKSRKPSSEYEMVSTVSS